From the genome of Gimesia chilikensis:
AGTCTTCAGCTGCTGCCAGCTGGTTTTTGATTTTTTCCAGCAGTTCAACTGCCTGATCCGATTTCTGAATCCGTTTCTTGAACGCTTTGGAATCGTACTCCATTTGATCATCGGCGACAAAGAACTCATCGAAATCCAGAATATCGCTGGCAATCTTAAGACGGTCTTCCATACCGGTAATGACCTGACCAGTTTTTTGTTTTGTCGTCTCGTCGTCCGCATCCTCTACCAGCCCGGCTTTCACCAGAAAGGGACTGCACATCGCAACCTTTTCATCCAGCGACAGCTGATTCATCCAGTGTGACTGAAAGCTGAGCAGCTTATCCGGATCGAGTCCCGCCGCCGCCTTGACCACCCGGTCGAGTGTGAAGTTCTCTACAATCGTATCCAGGGACATGATCTCTGTTTTATCATCCAAAGACCAGCCGAGTCGGGCCAGTGCATTCAGGATTGCTTCCGGCAGGTAGCCGATCTTTTCGTAATACTCGACCATCACAGGATCCAACCCTTCCGCATTGGCCAGACCGATGCGGGGAAAGACCGCGTCTGCTTTGTCGAACATCTTTTTGAACTGGGGACTCTTACGATATTTGTCCAGTTTGCGTTTGCTGAGTTTCTCTTTTCCACCAGGTGCCGCGACGAACGGAATGTGTGCGAACTGAGGCAGTTCATAACCCAGCGCCTGGTAAATCAGCACCTGCACCGGCGTGTTGGAGAGATGCTCCTCGGCGCGAATCACATGCGTGATCTGCATCTGGGCATCATCGACCACCGTCGCCAGGTTATACAGGGGCGTACCATTGGCTCGCAGAATAACCGGGTCGGGCATCAGGCCGGCGTCGAACTCGACATGTCCACGAACTGCGTCATCAATCTGGATTTTCTGATCCCGGGGAACCAGCAGACGTACGACGGCAGGACGCCCTTCAGCGGCGAACTGTTCCTTCTGGCTGTCTGTCAGTTCCAGTGATCTGCGGATATTCAGATAGTTGCGTTTTTCACTCTGTGCGGCTTCCCGATCGGCCTGAATCTGTTCCGGGGTGTCGTAACAATAGTAAGCCTTTCCATCGGCCAGCAACTGATCGACGGCTGCCCGATACAGATCATTTCGCTCGGACTGGAAGTAAGGACCAAAGTCACCGCCGACTTCCGGACCTTCATCCCAGTTGAGGCCCAGCCACTTGAACGCCTGCAGAATCGGATCCAGGGCGGCTGCGATGTTGCGCTCCTGGTCGGTATCGTCAATTCGTAGAATAAACTGACCGCCGTTATGCCGGGCCCAGAGCCAGTTGAACAGGGCCGTACGCATCCCACCAATGTGCATATAACCGGTGGGACTGGGTGCAAAACGGGTTCGTACGGTACTCATAAACGGGCTCTTATTTCTCTATCAAACTGACGGGCTGACCGACGGGAATTCCAGCGTTCCCGCTGCTGGACAAGGACACAGCCGAAAGGTGGCAGGTAACAGTCCTGACCGGGTCCGGCTGATCATAAAACACCCACATGCATTCGACAAGTATATTCGAAGAGTCAACTTAGCGCAATTTCACGTTTTCTGGCGATTCCGGGTTCCTTGAACGGTCTTGACGGTACTTCCCCAGCGACCTAGCATTTCTGCATGAAACGCTTTCTGCTCTTCCTTTTATTGCTGCTGCTGATCCTGGGTGGGACCGCCGGGGGCCTGTATTGGTCCTCTGCCCAGGTACCGGAGTTCTACCAGGCGGCTCTTCAGCAACAGGTGGCCCCGGAAATCCGGCAGCAGGAAGCCAAGGATTTTGTCCAGCACTCGATGCAGATCGTGAATGACGTCCGCAACCAGGAACCACTCTGGTCGCAGGAGTTCAGCGAACAGGAAGTCAACGCCTGGCTGGCCGAAGAACTGCATCAGAAATACAACGAATGGGTGCCGGAAGGCATCACCGATCCGCGGGTCCACTTCGAACAGGACCAGGTCATCGTTGGCTTCCATCTGACCTTAAAAAAATGGTCTGGAATTATCAGCCTCAAATTCAAACCCTGGCTGATGAAAGAAAATCGCCTGGTACTCGAACTGGAACAGGCCCGGGCGGGTCTGCTGCCAATCCCCATTGATGAAGCGATTACCAAACTGATTCAGGAAGCCCGTGCCGAAGGCTGGCAGATTGAATGGAGCCAGATGAATGAGCATGACGTTTTGATCGTACATCTGGACCGCCAGGATTCCGATCTCCCCGACCTGACGGCTCTCAAAGTAGAACCGGGGCTGTTTCAAATCGCCGGTAAAGCAAACGACGCACAGAAGCAATGAGCGTGTGAGTCGTTACAGCATTAGAGTCTAAAAGAAAGCGGTATAGTTCAGAGTCCACCTGTTTTCGGAATCTTGTTTTTTCAAAGTGATCCGTCCTGCCAGTTCCTCACCGGTGAGCAATGCCACCAGCTGATCTTCGCTCCGTTCCAGCAGAGTGAAAGTCCCTCGATCCCAGCGGCTGACCTCCCCGCGGTCTCCTCTGACGGGTCCCTCATATTCCAGATAAACCAGCCGATGATCGGGCAACGCCTCCGCTGTCAAATCTAGTGACGTTTCATCCGATGCCGGGTCGATCTCTGGCGGCTGGGGCAGACGCCAGGTTTTGAGCACATCCCCTTCTTCCAGCATCAGATCCCAGTGCAGTTCGGGATGATCATGTCTCAAAATTACGTACTGCTGCATTATTTTTCACTTCCGGTCAGAGACTCTTTGATTAGCTGATCCCACGATGCAAAATATCGGGGGATGGAAAACTTCTCGCTTGCCTGAAGACTCATAAGAGCAAGCTCCTTTAGCGATTTTTCATCCGCCATGAGCGATCTCATCAGATCTTCGAGCGCGTGAATGGAAGTCAATTCACGTTGATTTTTCGTAGGTAAAAGTAACGCTTTTAGTTCACGCATGGAAAGATCAGCCAGACTTCCCTGACAGTCGAATCCGATGCAGGGTAACCCGCGCGACATTGCCTGCAACAGTGCATTGGGAAAACCTTCATAACGGGAAGGGAGCACAAACAGATCCCCCTGATCGAGGGCCAGTTCGGGATCGGCCACCCAGCCGGGCAGTTCGATCTGCGCCTGCAGACCCCGCTGATCAATCGTGGCCTGCAGTGTCTCACGCAGGGGGCCTTCTCCCAGAATGCGTAATTTCCAATCCGGAAAATCATCTGCCAGATTAGAAAAGGCATCGATCAACATATCAAAGCCTTTTTCATGAGAGAGCCGGCCCATGCCCAGTACCACATGTGAAGCAGGCCGCGCTTTGACAATCTCTTCCGTCACCTTGGGAATTCCCGCCGAGCGTGGCGCAGGCACTGCGTTCGGAATGACTTCGATGCGGGTCGCGGGGAGCCAGGGACGACAAAAGTCGGCCACCCCCTGCGTCTGCACCACGACGGCTGCTGCACGGGGATATGTTTTCTTACGCAGGAATGACCAGACGCGGCCCATTAGATGATAGCGCGGGTCCGAGCGTTCGGAGACAATCACGGGATAAGCTGCTTTCCCGGCTGCCAACAGCGTCAGCACGTTCATCCGGTCCGTCAGGCTGATGACCACATCGGGACTGGAACGGGCTATTTCAGCGCGAAGCTTCCGCACCCGTTGACGATTATTCACCACTGCCTGCAGGAGATTTCCCGATTCACGCATCAGTCCCAGCGCAATGCGGTGAACTTCCGGTGTGAGCTGAAAAGTATCGGTCTCTGCGGAATCGAGGGTCAGCAAAGTGACCTGATCTCCCTCTGCAGCCCAATGATTGGCCATCATCGCAGCCACCCCCTCTGCACCGCCCAGACTGAGCGAAGGAATCGTGATGGTGATCCGTCGAGACAATGCAGAATTCGCCTTTCATCTAAGGTGCTGGCAGACAGTAAGATACGTAAGAAAATGACAATGGAAATCAGCGTGCACTGCAGACTATCGCATCTCTTCAGTTGCGGCAAGCGGCACTTATGCTCCCAGTCCAGTCTACACAGAATTGATCTACACCTGATAGCCGATATCTGCTAAATTTCGGCTCCTCTCTGCCCCCCGAGGCTCTGCTTCGCAACGGCACTCTCCTTTCCCCCTTCGATTTCCCGTCATACGCAATACCACGGATGGTACTATGGCTTCCAAATCCAAAAAGAAAACTTCGTTCGTCAAATCCTGGAAATTACGTGGCCTGGCTTTACTGCTGATTGGTCTGCTCGGCGGTGGTGCTTTTCACTTCGACGTCGTCAAGCCCGCCCAGCTGACAAAGTGGGTCAAACAGATTATCTCAACCACGGCTTCCAGCTCCACACCGGCTGACTGGAATTCAACTGAGATTGATCTGCCCCGTTCGAACGACACGATTCGGATTGCCAGTTTCAATATTCAGGTCTTTGGCGTCAGTAAGATGTCAAAACCCCAGGTCCCCCAGATCCTGGCCCGAATCATTCAGCAATTCGATGTCGTGGCAGTTCAGGAAATCCGATCCAAGGATCTCTCCTTTCTGGATGAATTCCTGGCGATTCTGAATTCGGGAGAGCGGCGTTATGCTTATATCATTGGCGCGCCGCAGGGAAGAACCATCAGCAAAGAACAGTACGCCTACTTTTACGATACCGCCCGGGTCATGGTGAATCACAAATGGACGTACACCGTGATCGATAAATATGACAAACTGCATCGCCCTCCGTATGTAGCCCACTTCCAGACTCTGAGCCCATCCAGCGAAAATCCTTTTACTTTTACGCTGATCAACATTCACACCGATCCGGATGAAACCGACCAGGAACTGAATGTTCTCGACGATGTGTACCGGGTCGTCGCCAACGATGGCAGCCAGGAAGACGATGTAATCCTGCTGGGGGACCTGAATGTGGATGACCAGAACCTGGGCGAACTGGGACGGGTCGGAGACCTGATGTGGACCGTCTCGAAAACTCCCACCAACACCCGGCAGTCAAAGCAGTATGACAATATCCTGTTCAGCCAGCACCGCTCGCAGGAATTCACCGGCATTTCGGGCGTGTATGATTTCAAAACCCGCTTCAAACTCACGGAGGAAGAAGCACTGCTGGTCTCTGATCATCTCCCGGTCTGGGCCGAGTTCCAGATCACCGAAAAAGGGGGAATCCGTCAGGCTGGTGTTGAGGGTACGCAGCCTCGTTAAACGGAAGCAGCACGCTCCGCCGGTGCCTGCAGAGTTAACAGGCTGATCTCGGGGCGGCAGAACCAGCGCAACGGGTGTATGCCCGAAACGCCGCGACTGACGTGCAGGAGCGTTGAACCACGAAAAAAGGTTCCACTGGTATAGCGGGTTCCGTGCAGGCTGGGTGCAAAGATTGGACCGAGAGGCGGGATGCGAACCTGCCCCCCATGTGTGTGCCCCGAGAGCACCAGATCGTATCCCTGGCGGGCCGCCCAGTGATAATTGTCAGGCGTGTGACTGACTAACAGTGTAAAGTCGGACTCGACGTCGATGCCTGCGCCATCAGCGGACCGCTTTAAAGCAGGCAATCCCCCCATCCAGGGGGCTTCGGTTCCTGTCATATAAAGCGAATGTCCTGCGTGATGCAGGCACACCGGTTCGAGAGTCAAATCAACCCAGCCCAGTTCCGTCAATGACTGTCGAATCTGCTGACTGTCCTGATTCCAGTCATGATTTCCAAGAATGAAGAAACAACCCAGAGGTGCCTGCAGGGAACCCAGCGTCTCCTGCAGCCAGTCGAGACAGATCATTTCATCCAATAGATCGCCGGAAAAAATAATCAGATCGGGTTGGGCTTCCTGGCCGATATGGCAGAGCTCGATAAAGTATTCGCGTTTCAATGTGCCTGAATAATGCAAATCACTGAGATGCAGGATCTTCAAACCATCCCAGGATTGGGGCAGACGGGGCAGCTGAAATGTTTTCCGCGTGAATTCCACACTGAAGATTTCATTGAATGGTAGTCCCGCCAGGTAATGATAAGGCCCCTCACCGATCAGATCATCCTGCAGTCGCTCGCGCATCTGAATCAGTTCCGTTGACTGGGCTGTCTGTTGTCGGGGTGGCCGATAGAACTGATGGCGGACCGCGGAATACATCAGGCCTGCGAACCCCAGAGCACAGGGGATCAATAGGGGTTTCCACCAGCCAGGCAACTGACTCCATTCTCCTCCGGTCAAGACACCGGGATCTGAAAGTCCCACTGTGAAAAACAGGACTATCGGGAACAGGACGATGAGCAGTTCCAGCACGTGCCGCAGGCGTTTGAGATGAACCTCATGTATCTTCATCGCATGCGTGCGATTGATGACCGAAGTCCAGATCTCAGCATGTCCGATCGACAGCATCAGCAAGATCAGTCCATTAGTGATTACGTCCATGTTCCGTTCACTGTTCGTTCAAAGCGGGCCCCAAATTAAATACGAAAACGCAAGCGAATCATAGAGAATCGATACCGGAATGCAAATGCTTACGGAACAGCAATCCAGTGTTCCGGTGTGTTATGCGTGGTATAATTCACCGGCAACCGTTAATCTGCTGACTGGAATCTGAACAAGTTTTAATACTGGATGAATGGAAACGTGCCCCGATGGGATACCGCGGACTGCGTGAATGCGTCACTGACCTCGAACGGACGGGGCAACTGATTCGAATCGAGCAGGAAATCGATGCCAACCTGGAAGCAGCGGAAATCCAGCGCCGCGTTTACCAGGCAGGTGGACCTGCGGTTTACTTTGCAAATGTACGCGGCTGTCGTTTTCCAATGGTCAGCAATCTGTTTGGTACCATTGAGCGCACCCGCTATATTTTTCGCGATGCACTCCGCGCCGTAAATCATCTGGTCGAACTCAAGGTTGACCCCACCCAGTTCTGGAAACATCCCTGGCGGTATCGTGACGTTCCCTTTTCCTTGCTGCATATGCTGCCTCGCAGTTGTTCGCGGGGACCGATCATGCAGAACCGGATTCAACTTGAAGACCTGCCGCAACTCAAGAGCTGGCCCGATGACGGCGGCCCGTTTGTCACTCTGCCGCAGGTATATACGGAATCCCCACGTCGCGGCGGACTGATGAATTCCAACCTCGGCATGTACCGTATTCAACTGGCCGGGAATGACTATCAATCGAACCGTCAGATCGGCCTGCATTACCAGATTCATCGCAGCATCGGTGTGCATCATGCGGAGGCGATTGAAAAAGGTGAGCCCCTCAAAGTAAATGTGTTTGTCGGCGGTGCTCCTGCCATGACTCTCTCTGCTGTCATGCCTTTACCGGAAGGACTCTCCGAGCTCACCTTTGCCGGCGCCCTGAGTAAACGGGCGATTCGCATGGTCCGTAATCCGGGGGGGCTACCGATTTACGCAGACGCTGATTTCTGTATTTCCGGCTGGGTCGATCCCGAACAACTACTGCCCGAAGGTCCGTTTGGAGACCATTTGGGTTACTATAGTCTTAAGCATCCTTTTCCGGTGATGAATGTAGAAGCGGTCTATCATCGTAATGACGCGATCTGGCCTTTCACTGTGGTGGGTCGTCCTCCCCAGGAAGATACCGCCTTTGGTGCGATCATTCATGAAATCACAGGTCCGGCAATACCCTCGGTGATTCCGGGTGTGCATCAGGTACACGCTGTAGATGCGGCCGGCGTGCATCCCCTGTTACTTGCGGTCGGCAGCGAACGCTATACCCCCTACGATCAACAGCGCAAACCCCAGGAAATTTTGACGAATGCCAATGCGATCCTGGGACAGGGGCAATTGAGCCTGGCGAAATACCTGATGATAGTCGCCCGCGAAGACAATCCGGAACTGGATGCGGAAGAGATTGACGACTTCCTCTCACATCTGCTTGAGCGGATTGACTGGCGGAGGGATCTGCATTTCCAGACCTGCACGACGATCGACACGCTCGATTATTCCGGCACCGGCTTTAACATGGGCTCTAAGGTCGTCATGGCTGCGGCAGGACCTGTGACTCGTGAACTGGCTACCGAAATTCCCAGTGACTTCTCCCTGCCGGACGGGTTTACCGCACCGCGTCTGTGTCATCCCGGAATCCTGGCGGTTCATGCCCCCCGTTTTGTAGAAGGGAATCAGGACCTGCGACAGTTCTGTGCAGCTCTGGATGCCTCTCATCCGTTGAATCGCTTCCCGCTGGTCGTACTTGTCGATGACAGCGATTTCACTGCAGCCAGTCTGAATAATTTCCTGTGGACCGTCTTCACCCGCTCCAATCCGGCATCCGACATTGATGGGATCGACGCCTTCACCGAGCAGAAGCACTGGGGGTGTCGAGGTGCTCTCGTCATTGATGCCCGCATTAAACCGCATCATGCCCCTCCCCTGATCGAAGATCCCGAGATCACCCGGCGCGTCGATCAGTTGGGAGCGCCCGGCGGTCCGCTGCACGGAATCATCTAAACGTTTCCGGAAAAATTGCTTTGGGAATCGGAAACGGTTTCGACAGGAACACAGGCGAACGTTTACAATTTCTGATCAGTCCTTTGATTCACCAGTTTCCTGCACCGGAGTGAACCAGTTCCATGATGTACCCGAACCATATTCTGCGCGCCAGCCTGGCAGCCCTTGTTTCCGTTCTCCTGTTCTCGGTTCCCGTCCAGGGACAAAAACAGCAAAAGAAACAAAAGCCCTTCCAATGGGTGAATGAACTCAAACAGGAATATCAGGGAGTGACGCATGCCACGTTTCGCAGCCCGTCAATGAATGTGGATGTCGGCTACTGTATCTACCTGCCTCCTCAGT
Proteins encoded in this window:
- the gltX gene encoding glutamate--tRNA ligase gives rise to the protein MSTVRTRFAPSPTGYMHIGGMRTALFNWLWARHNGGQFILRIDDTDQERNIAAALDPILQAFKWLGLNWDEGPEVGGDFGPYFQSERNDLYRAAVDQLLADGKAYYCYDTPEQIQADREAAQSEKRNYLNIRRSLELTDSQKEQFAAEGRPAVVRLLVPRDQKIQIDDAVRGHVEFDAGLMPDPVILRANGTPLYNLATVVDDAQMQITHVIRAEEHLSNTPVQVLIYQALGYELPQFAHIPFVAAPGGKEKLSKRKLDKYRKSPQFKKMFDKADAVFPRIGLANAEGLDPVMVEYYEKIGYLPEAILNALARLGWSLDDKTEIMSLDTIVENFTLDRVVKAAAGLDPDKLLSFQSHWMNQLSLDEKVAMCSPFLVKAGLVEDADDETTKQKTGQVITGMEDRLKIASDILDFDEFFVADDQMEYDSKAFKKRIQKSDQAVELLEKIKNQLAAAEDFSADGLDKLLHDFVEAEGIGMGQIIHALRVAVSGKATGIGMFDCLSILGKESCVRRIDRAMALAQSDEN
- a CDS encoding DNA polymerase ligase N-terminal domain-containing protein is translated as MQQYVILRHDHPELHWDLMLEEGDVLKTWRLPQPPEIDPASDETSLDLTAEALPDHRLVYLEYEGPVRGDRGEVSRWDRGTFTLLERSEDQLVALLTGEELAGRITLKKQDSENRWTLNYTAFF
- a CDS encoding glycosyltransferase family 4 protein gives rise to the protein MSRRITITIPSLSLGGAEGVAAMMANHWAAEGDQVTLLTLDSAETDTFQLTPEVHRIALGLMRESGNLLQAVVNNRQRVRKLRAEIARSSPDVVISLTDRMNVLTLLAAGKAAYPVIVSERSDPRYHLMGRVWSFLRKKTYPRAAAVVVQTQGVADFCRPWLPATRIEVIPNAVPAPRSAGIPKVTEEIVKARPASHVVLGMGRLSHEKGFDMLIDAFSNLADDFPDWKLRILGEGPLRETLQATIDQRGLQAQIELPGWVADPELALDQGDLFVLPSRYEGFPNALLQAMSRGLPCIGFDCQGSLADLSMRELKALLLPTKNQRELTSIHALEDLMRSLMADEKSLKELALMSLQASEKFSIPRYFASWDQLIKESLTGSEK
- a CDS encoding endonuclease/exonuclease/phosphatase family protein: MASKSKKKTSFVKSWKLRGLALLLIGLLGGGAFHFDVVKPAQLTKWVKQIISTTASSSTPADWNSTEIDLPRSNDTIRIASFNIQVFGVSKMSKPQVPQILARIIQQFDVVAVQEIRSKDLSFLDEFLAILNSGERRYAYIIGAPQGRTISKEQYAYFYDTARVMVNHKWTYTVIDKYDKLHRPPYVAHFQTLSPSSENPFTFTLINIHTDPDETDQELNVLDDVYRVVANDGSQEDDVILLGDLNVDDQNLGELGRVGDLMWTVSKTPTNTRQSKQYDNILFSQHRSQEFTGISGVYDFKTRFKLTEEEALLVSDHLPVWAEFQITEKGGIRQAGVEGTQPR
- a CDS encoding metallophosphoesterase, which translates into the protein MDVITNGLILLMLSIGHAEIWTSVINRTHAMKIHEVHLKRLRHVLELLIVLFPIVLFFTVGLSDPGVLTGGEWSQLPGWWKPLLIPCALGFAGLMYSAVRHQFYRPPRQQTAQSTELIQMRERLQDDLIGEGPYHYLAGLPFNEIFSVEFTRKTFQLPRLPQSWDGLKILHLSDLHYSGTLKREYFIELCHIGQEAQPDLIIFSGDLLDEMICLDWLQETLGSLQAPLGCFFILGNHDWNQDSQQIRQSLTELGWVDLTLEPVCLHHAGHSLYMTGTEAPWMGGLPALKRSADGAGIDVESDFTLLVSHTPDNYHWAARQGYDLVLSGHTHGGQVRIPPLGPIFAPSLHGTRYTSGTFFRGSTLLHVSRGVSGIHPLRWFCRPEISLLTLQAPAERAASV
- a CDS encoding UbiD family decarboxylase, giving the protein MGYRGLRECVTDLERTGQLIRIEQEIDANLEAAEIQRRVYQAGGPAVYFANVRGCRFPMVSNLFGTIERTRYIFRDALRAVNHLVELKVDPTQFWKHPWRYRDVPFSLLHMLPRSCSRGPIMQNRIQLEDLPQLKSWPDDGGPFVTLPQVYTESPRRGGLMNSNLGMYRIQLAGNDYQSNRQIGLHYQIHRSIGVHHAEAIEKGEPLKVNVFVGGAPAMTLSAVMPLPEGLSELTFAGALSKRAIRMVRNPGGLPIYADADFCISGWVDPEQLLPEGPFGDHLGYYSLKHPFPVMNVEAVYHRNDAIWPFTVVGRPPQEDTAFGAIIHEITGPAIPSVIPGVHQVHAVDAAGVHPLLLAVGSERYTPYDQQRKPQEILTNANAILGQGQLSLAKYLMIVAREDNPELDAEEIDDFLSHLLERIDWRRDLHFQTCTTIDTLDYSGTGFNMGSKVVMAAAGPVTRELATEIPSDFSLPDGFTAPRLCHPGILAVHAPRFVEGNQDLRQFCAALDASHPLNRFPLVVLVDDSDFTAASLNNFLWTVFTRSNPASDIDGIDAFTEQKHWGCRGALVIDARIKPHHAPPLIEDPEITRRVDQLGAPGGPLHGII